From a single Labrenzia sp. PHM005 genomic region:
- the bhcR gene encoding HTH-type transcriptional regulator BhcR — MAERGIEKNSERKARGRPRAWDDKTSQNTIKSLDRAMAVFEHLSTQSGVSLSALSEQMGESTATLYRILFTLETRGLVEFDQAQQLWQIGPAAFIVGARFLRRTSLVERARPVLRALMEETGETANLGIQKSDQVLFVSQVETHANIRAFFPPGSLSPLHASGIGKALLAFMDQEQCDRLIVSADRQRFTEHTLCEADQLKEDLVQAKARGYSIDGEEKNLGMRCIAAPVFNHYGEIVAGISVSGPTSRVSVDKISSLATSVMTAAGNLTTALGGEPAAH; from the coding sequence ATGGCAGAGCGTGGTATCGAAAAAAACTCTGAGCGCAAGGCCCGTGGCCGCCCAAGAGCCTGGGATGATAAAACAAGCCAGAACACCATCAAATCGCTTGATCGGGCGATGGCGGTTTTTGAGCACTTGAGTACCCAGTCCGGTGTGTCCTTGTCTGCCCTCTCCGAACAGATGGGAGAATCGACGGCCACTCTTTACCGAATCCTGTTCACGTTGGAGACACGCGGGCTGGTGGAATTCGATCAGGCTCAGCAGCTATGGCAAATCGGTCCGGCCGCTTTTATTGTCGGCGCCCGTTTTTTAAGGCGGACCAGCCTGGTTGAACGTGCCCGCCCGGTTCTGCGAGCCCTTATGGAAGAAACAGGAGAAACAGCAAATCTCGGCATCCAAAAAAGTGATCAGGTCCTGTTTGTCAGCCAGGTGGAAACCCACGCGAATATTCGCGCCTTTTTTCCGCCAGGCTCCCTGTCTCCCCTACATGCATCCGGCATCGGCAAAGCTCTTCTTGCTTTTATGGATCAAGAGCAATGCGATCGGCTAATTGTCAGCGCAGACCGGCAGCGGTTTACAGAACACACACTGTGCGAAGCAGATCAATTGAAAGAAGATTTGGTTCAGGCAAAGGCGCGCGGCTATTCTATTGACGGCGAGGAAAAAAACCTCGGTATGCGCTGTATTGCAGCACCAGTGTTCAATCACTACGGCGAAATCGTCGCCGGCATCTCTGTCTCGGGTCCAACAAGCCGGGTTTCCGTCGACAAGATTTCCAGCCTCGCCACGTCGGTCATGACAGCGGCCGGCAATTTGACAACCGCACTTGGAGGCGAACCGGCAGCGCACTGA
- the bhcA gene encoding L-aspartate--glyoxylate aminotransferase BhcA has protein sequence MSFQNPVFIPGPTNMPEALRKACDMPTLDHRSPLFGEILQPALAGVKKILKTELAEVFIFPSTGTGGWETVITNTLSPGDKILAARNGMFSHRWIDLCQRHGLEVEIVEAPWGTGLPADKYEEILAADKYHEIKAVLATHNETATGVKSDIAAVRRALNNAKHPALLYVDGVSSIASMDFRMDEWGVDAAVTGSQKGFMLPAGLAIVGLSPKAQAAVEKAKLPRTFFDIRDMRKSYAVNAYPYTPAVGLLNGLKQSCDMLLDEGLDNVFARHHRIAEGVRAAVRAWGLQLCAGSRDVYSDTVSAIRTPEGFNATDIVTHAAGKYGVAFGVGLGEVAGKVFRIGHLGSLTDVMTLSGLATAEMVMADLGLSIKLGSGVAAAQDYYRTEEVVSSKEAA, from the coding sequence ATGAGCTTTCAAAACCCTGTTTTTATTCCAGGCCCGACCAATATGCCCGAGGCGCTTCGTAAGGCCTGCGATATGCCAACCCTGGACCACCGCTCTCCCTTGTTCGGAGAAATCCTTCAGCCTGCGCTGGCGGGTGTAAAAAAGATCCTGAAAACGGAGTTGGCGGAGGTCTTCATCTTCCCGTCGACCGGTACCGGCGGCTGGGAAACGGTCATCACCAACACCTTGAGTCCTGGCGACAAGATCCTGGCTGCGCGCAACGGCATGTTCTCCCACCGCTGGATCGATCTGTGTCAGCGCCACGGTCTGGAAGTTGAAATTGTCGAGGCGCCTTGGGGCACTGGCCTGCCGGCTGACAAATACGAAGAGATCCTGGCTGCCGACAAATACCACGAGATCAAGGCTGTTCTGGCGACGCACAACGAGACGGCGACCGGCGTTAAATCCGACATTGCTGCTGTCCGCCGGGCGCTCAACAATGCCAAACACCCAGCGCTTTTGTATGTCGATGGTGTCAGCTCGATTGCTTCCATGGACTTCCGGATGGATGAGTGGGGCGTCGATGCGGCTGTCACCGGTTCGCAGAAAGGCTTCATGCTGCCCGCCGGTCTCGCAATTGTTGGCCTCTCGCCAAAAGCCCAAGCCGCTGTTGAGAAAGCAAAGCTGCCCCGGACCTTCTTTGATATCCGCGACATGCGAAAATCCTATGCGGTTAATGCGTATCCTTATACGCCTGCCGTCGGCCTTTTGAATGGCTTGAAGCAGAGTTGTGACATGCTGCTCGACGAGGGCCTCGACAACGTTTTTGCCCGTCACCACCGGATTGCTGAAGGCGTTCGCGCGGCTGTCCGCGCTTGGGGTCTGCAGCTTTGCGCCGGTTCGCGGGATGTCTATTCCGACACTGTCAGCGCCATCCGCACTCCCGAAGGCTTCAACGCCACCGACATCGTTACCCATGCAGCCGGGAAATACGGTGTCGCGTTTGGCGTTGGCCTTGGGGAGGTTGCGGGCAAGGTGTTCCGGATCGGCCACCTTGGCAGTCTGACCGACGTTATGACCCTGTCCGGCCTGGCAACAGCTGAGATGGTTATGGCGGACCTCGGACTTTCCATCAAACTCGGCTCCGGCGTTGCCGCAGCACAAGATTACTACCGGACTGAGGAAGTTGTTTCCTCAAAGGAGGCCGCGTGA